One Lacticaseibacillus rhamnosus genomic window carries:
- the lexA gene encoding transcriptional repressor LexA, producing MPTQASQKRWKQILQTIYEAIEDHGYPPTVREIGKSVGLSSSSTVAAYLEKLLAAGLIAKDPSKPRTIEVTTAGLDFIGVQAQGIPIVGTVAAGVPITAIENIDDYFPVPDDLPYSADELFMLRVQGSSMIKIGILDGDQIIVKKQNDAENGQIVVAMTEEDEATVKRFYKEKHGVRLHPENDDMDDMYFPSVTILGIVVSLYRPALV from the coding sequence GCCAACACAAGCAAGTCAGAAACGTTGGAAACAGATTTTACAAACAATCTATGAAGCGATCGAGGATCATGGGTACCCGCCCACGGTTCGCGAAATCGGTAAATCGGTCGGACTCAGCTCTTCCAGTACGGTCGCGGCTTACTTGGAGAAGTTGCTGGCGGCTGGCTTGATTGCCAAAGATCCGTCTAAACCGCGGACTATTGAAGTCACGACAGCAGGGCTTGATTTTATTGGGGTTCAGGCACAAGGAATCCCTATTGTCGGAACGGTTGCTGCAGGGGTTCCCATTACGGCGATTGAAAATATTGATGATTATTTTCCTGTCCCTGACGATCTTCCGTATTCCGCCGATGAATTGTTTATGCTTCGGGTCCAAGGCAGTTCGATGATTAAGATCGGCATTTTAGACGGCGATCAGATTATTGTCAAGAAACAAAATGATGCCGAAAATGGCCAGATTGTCGTTGCGATGACCGAAGAGGATGAGGCAACGGTTAAACGCTTTTACAAAGAAAAGCATGGCGTTCGTCTGCATCCGGAAAATGATGATATGGATGATATGTACTTCCCAAGTGTCACGATTCTCGGAATTGTCGTTAGTTTATATCGGCCGGCGCTTGTGTAA